A window of Notolabrus celidotus isolate fNotCel1 chromosome 11, fNotCel1.pri, whole genome shotgun sequence contains these coding sequences:
- the adrm1 gene encoding proteasomal ubiquitin receptor ADRM1, whose protein sequence is MSSGALFPSLVSGSRGSSSKYLVEFRAGKMTLKENVVTPDKRKGSVYIQQSDDSLIHFCWKDRTSGNVVDDLIIFPDDCEFKRVSQCTTGRVYVLKFKAGSKKLFFWMQEPKTEKDEEHCRKVNEYLNNPPIPGAPGSGGGSGHELSALGGEGGLQNLLGNMSHNQLMQLIGPTGLGGLGLGALAGPGLANLLGSGGGATSSSSSSSRSQSTAATPSSGAAPRLSSTQAPTTPVTPAASAVSPTTVAPSTPASAQTPVVPASVGSPGSHQPIQLSDLQSILATMNVPASAAQGAAVDLASVCTPEMMAPILTNAEVQQRLLPFLPSGESLPQSAEEIQNTINSPQFQQAMSMFSSALASGQLGPLLTQFGLPADAVDAANKGDVEAFARAMQDSKDAKEKKGDDEDMSLD, encoded by the exons ATGTCATCAGGCGCTCTCTTTCCAAGCCTGGTCAGCGGCTCCAGGGGAAGCTCCAGCAAATACCTGGTGGAGTTCCGTGCAGGTAAAATGACCCTGAAGGAGAACGTGGTGACCCCAGACAAACGCAAGGGCTCGGTGTACATCCAGCAGTCTGACGACTCCCTGATTCACTTCTGCTGGAAGGACAGGACGTCTGGGAACGTGGTTGAT GATCTCATCATCTTCCCTGATGACTGTGAATTCAAGCGGGTGAGCCAGTGCACCACTGGACGTGTTTACGTGCTGAAGTTCAAGGCTGGATCCAAGAAGCTGTTCTTCTGGATGCAG GAGCCAAAGACCGAAAAGGACGAGGAGCACTGTCGCAAGGTGAACGAGTACCTCAACAACCCTCCGATCCCCGGAGCCCCAGGCAGCGGAGGCGGCAGCGGCCATGAACTCTCTGCACTCGGAGGAGAGGGAGGCTTGCAAAACCTGCTGGGAAACATGAGCCACAACCAGCTGATGCAGCTGATCGGACCAACTGGACTGGGAGGACTTG GTCTGGGAGCTCTAGCAGGACCAGGACTTGCCAACTTACTGGGCAGCGGAGGAGGAGCAACCAGCAGCTCTTCATCCAG CTCCCGTAGCCAATCAACAGCAGCCACCCCATCCTCAGGAGCAGCCCCCAGACTGAGCTCCACTCAGGCCCCCACCACCCCTGTGactcctgctgcctctgctgTCTCCCCGACTACTGTGGCTCCCTCCACACCAG CCTCGGCTCAGACCCCAGTGGTCCCTGCCTCTGTGGGGAGTCCTGGCTCCCACCAGCCCATCCAGCTCAGTGACCTTCAGAGCATCCTCGCCACCATGAATGTCCCGGCGTCAGCAGCACAGGGAGCTGCAG TGGACCTGGCGAGTGTCTGCACCCCGGAGATGATGGCTCCCATCCTGACCAACGCAGAGGTCCAGCAGAGACTCCTGCCTTTCCTCCCCAGTGGAGAAAGTTTACCTCAGAGTGCAGAGGAGATCCAGAACACCATCAACTCGCCTCAGTTCCAGCAG GCGATGAGTATGTTCAGCAGTGCCTTGGCCTCCGGGCAGCTCGGTCCTCTCCTGACTCAGTTCGGTCTGCCGGCAGACGCTGTGGATGCTGCCAACAAAGGAG ACGTGGAGGCGTTTGCTCGAGCCATGCAGGACAGCAAAGACgccaaagagaagaaaggggaCGACGAGGACATGAGTTTGGATTAA